The sequence AGGTCGCTCATCGGCCGGCCTCCTCCGATCCGCCGACCTCCCAGCGCCAGAAGTCGCGGTCCTCCTCGCCGAGGAGGCGGTTGAGGACCATCTGATGCACCTCGTCCGCCCCGTCCACGAGCCGCGCCTGGCGGGCGTAGCGGTAGATCCACTCGAGCACCGTGTCCTGCGAATAGCCGCGCGCGCCGTTGACCTGGATCGCGACGTCGGCGGCCTTGTGCAGGAGGTTCGCGACGTGGATCTTCGCCATGGAGATCTCCTTGCGCGCGAAGGAGCCGCGGTCGAGCGCCCACGCCGCCTTCATCACGAGAAGGCGGCCGATCTCGATGCCCATGGCGAGGTCGCCCATCTTGATCTGGATGCTCTCGCGGTCGGCGAGACGCACGCCGAAGCCGCTTCGCTCGGCGGCGTAGGCCTGCGCGATCTCGGTCGCGCGCTTGGCGAGGCCGAGCCAGCGCATGCAATGCGTCAGCCGCGCGGGCCCGAGCCGCATCTGCGTGAGCTTGAGGCCGAGCCCCTCGCCGAGCAGCACCCGGTCGGGGGCGAGCTCCATGTCCTCGTAGACGAGCTCGCAATGGCCGCCGTGCTCTTCGGGCCCCATGATCGGGATGCGCCGTTCGATGCGCCAGCCCGGATCGTCCCGGTGGTGGAGGAAGGCGGTGAGCCCGCGCCGCGGGTCGTCCGAGGTGCGCGCGATCAGGATGACATGCGCCGCGCTCTCGGCGCCGGTGATGAACCACTTGCGCCCGCTGATCACGTACCGGTCGCCCGCCTTGCGCGCCGTGGTGAGCATCATGCCCGGATCCGAGCCGCCGCCCGGATGGGGCTCGGTCATGGCGAAGGAGGAATTCACCCGGCCCGCCACGATGGGGGCGAGCCAGCGCTCCTTCTGCGCCTCGGTCGCGGCCTTCTCGAGCACCATCATGTTGCCGTCGTCGGGAGCGGCCGAGTTGAAGACCACCGGCCCGAAGATCGAGCGGTTCATCTCCTCGTAGGTCACCGCCATGCCGACCTTGCCGAGCCCCTGCCCGCCGGTCTCCGGCCGCAGCTGCAGGCACCACAGCCCCTCGCCGCGCGCCTTCTCCCGAAGCGTCTCGAGCGGCGCCGACGCGATGTTGCCGTGGGCGTCCCAATTGGCGCGTTCCGCCTCGACCGGCAGGATCTCGTCGGCGACGAAGCGGGCGATGCGGGCGCGGAAATCCTCGATCCGCGGCGAGATCGTCAGGTCCATGGAGGGTCCTTCCCTGCGGGGCGCGTCTTGCGTGTCGTAGAAGAGAAGCCGCGCTCCGTCTATGGCGCGGGCGCCGCCCCGGCCGCGATCACGAGAGCCCCCGCCGCCGCCGCTCCGCCTCGTCCCAGGCGAAGAGCGGCTGGTAGTCCGGCACGAAGCCGAGCCCCTTCTTCGCGTCGGAGGAGACCGCGTCCCCCGAGGTCGCGACGTCGACCAGCGCCGGCGCGTTCGCGAGCGCGCGGGAGAGCGCGCCCGGCAGGTCGGCGGGATCCTCCACCCGCTCGGCGTGGAGCCCGAGCGCGCGGGCCATGCCGGCATAGTCGGAATAGCGCAGCATGGTCCCGACGACGCGCCCGCCGTAGTTCGATTCCTGGTCGTAGCGCTCGATGTTCCAGGCGCCGTTGTTGGAGACGACGATCACCGGCTTCGCGCCGTGGCGCACCGCCGTGTCCATCTCCATGGCGTTGAGCCCGAAGGCGCCGTCGCCGGTCACCGCGATCACCTGGCGCTCGGGGAAGGCGAGCGAGGCGGCCACCGCGTAGGGAACGCCGACGCCGAGGCAGCCGAAGGCGCCCGCGTCGAGATAGGTGCGCGATGCGAGCCCCACCCGCGCGAAGCTGAGAAAGTCCCCGCCGTCCGCGACCGCGATGTGGTCGGGCGCGGCGACCTCGCGCAGCGCCTCGAAGACGGCGAGCGGGTGGATGCGCCCGTCCGACCCGGTCCGCGGCGCGGCGCGGCCCGCGGGAGCGGTGCGGTCGCGCTGGCGCGCGCGCAGGCCTTCGGCCCAGGCGCGGTCGAGGCCGGACGCCCTCCCCTGCCCCGCCGCCGCGATCGCATCGAGCGCGAGCGCCGGCGTCGCCAGGAGCTCCGGCGCGCCGCGGCGGTTGTCGACGAGCTCGCCGGCGGTGTCGGCGATGCGCACGAAGCGGGCGTTCGGGAACACGGCCGGGGAGCCGTAGCCGAGCTGGTAGTCGAGCTTGCGGCCCACCGTGACGACGAGGTCCGCTTCCGCCATCACCGCGCCGCGCATGGCGCCGACGACGGCCGGGTGGTCCGCCGGCACGAGGCCGCGGCTCTCCTGGGTGTCGAGGTAGAGCGCGCCCGAGGCGTCGAGGAGGCGCACCAGCGCCTCGCCGGCGCCTGCCGCGCCCCGACCGGAGATCACGACCGGCCGCCGCGCGGAGAAGAGCGCCTCGGCGGCCTCCGCGACGCCCTGCGGGTCCGGCGGCAGCACGCGCGTCGGCTTGGGGCGCATCCAGTCGTCGAGGACGAGACCGTCCGGCACGCTCGTGCGCAGCACGTCGGTGGGGATCTCGAGATAGACCGGGCCGGGCTCGCCCATGTCGCCCATGGCGCGCGCCAGGGCCTCGTCGAGCTCGCGCAGCACCTGATCGGGGACGCGGGCGGTGCGGGCGAGCCGCGTGACGGGGCGCAGGATGTCGACGTGGGGGATGTCCTGCAGCGGCCCCATATTCGCCTGCGGCCGCGAGGTGCAGCCGCCGATGACGAGGACCGGCACGCGCGCGAGGGACGCGTTCGCCACGGCGGTCACCGTGTTGGTCACGCCGGGCCCCGCCGTCACCATGGCGACGCCGATGCCGCCGGTGAGCTCGGCATGCGCGTGCGCCATGTGCACCGCGGCGCATTCGTGGCGCACGTCGACGATGCGGATGCCGAGCCGCGCGGCGTGATCCCAGATCGGCTGGATGTGCCCGCCCTGGAGGCCGAAGACGCGGTCCACGCCGCGCGCGGCGAGGAAGCGGGCGATCCAGGCGGCGACGCTCTTCGGATCGGCGTTGAGATCGACGACGGCCGTCATGCGGCTCCTCCCGTGATGGTCTTCTCAGGCGCTCTCGCGCGACACGGCCCGCGCCGCGTTCCGCCCGGCGGCGACGAGGCTCTCGCGCAAGACGCCGTGCTGCACCTTCCCCGTCGCGGTGCGCGGGATGCCGTCCTCGGACACGAAGGTGACGCCGCGCGGGCGCTTGAAGCGGGCGATGCGCTCGGCGCACCAGGCGATCAGATCGGCCTCCGTCGCCGTCGCACCGTCGTGCAGCACGACGACGGCGTGGACGCGCTCGCCCCAGACGTCGTCCGGCAGGCCGACGACGGCCACGTCCTTGACCGTCTCGCAGGCGCCGAGCACCGCCTCGACCTCGGACGGGTAGATGTTCTCGCCGCCCGAGATGATCATGTTCTTCTTGCGGTCGACGAGGCGCAGGTAGCC comes from Salinarimonas sp. and encodes:
- a CDS encoding acyl-CoA dehydrogenase family protein — translated: MDLTISPRIEDFRARIARFVADEILPVEAERANWDAHGNIASAPLETLREKARGEGLWCLQLRPETGGQGLGKVGMAVTYEEMNRSIFGPVVFNSAAPDDGNMMVLEKAATEAQKERWLAPIVAGRVNSSFAMTEPHPGGGSDPGMMLTTARKAGDRYVISGRKWFITGAESAAHVILIARTSDDPRRGLTAFLHHRDDPGWRIERRIPIMGPEEHGGHCELVYEDMELAPDRVLLGEGLGLKLTQMRLGPARLTHCMRWLGLAKRATEIAQAYAAERSGFGVRLADRESIQIKMGDLAMGIEIGRLLVMKAAWALDRGSFARKEISMAKIHVANLLHKAADVAIQVNGARGYSQDTVLEWIYRYARQARLVDGADEVHQMVLNRLLGEEDRDFWRWEVGGSEEAGR
- a CDS encoding thiamine pyrophosphate-binding protein — encoded protein: MTAVVDLNADPKSVAAWIARFLAARGVDRVFGLQGGHIQPIWDHAARLGIRIVDVRHECAAVHMAHAHAELTGGIGVAMVTAGPGVTNTVTAVANASLARVPVLVIGGCTSRPQANMGPLQDIPHVDILRPVTRLARTARVPDQVLRELDEALARAMGDMGEPGPVYLEIPTDVLRTSVPDGLVLDDWMRPKPTRVLPPDPQGVAEAAEALFSARRPVVISGRGAAGAGEALVRLLDASGALYLDTQESRGLVPADHPAVVGAMRGAVMAEADLVVTVGRKLDYQLGYGSPAVFPNARFVRIADTAGELVDNRRGAPELLATPALALDAIAAAGQGRASGLDRAWAEGLRARQRDRTAPAGRAAPRTGSDGRIHPLAVFEALREVAAPDHIAVADGGDFLSFARVGLASRTYLDAGAFGCLGVGVPYAVAASLAFPERQVIAVTGDGAFGLNAMEMDTAVRHGAKPVIVVSNNGAWNIERYDQESNYGGRVVGTMLRYSDYAGMARALGLHAERVEDPADLPGALSRALANAPALVDVATSGDAVSSDAKKGLGFVPDYQPLFAWDEAERRRRGLS